The Glycine soja cultivar W05 chromosome 19, ASM419377v2, whole genome shotgun sequence genomic sequence TGCTCTTTTTACACTTAGGAAGCAGCTGGCCCTATTCTCTGGTATGCACTTAGGGAAAAATCATAAAGCAAATATATAATGCACaaatgtaatatataatatatgatacGTAACAATTTAAGACAacaataccttttttttttttattttgttgatttgaaTAATTGACTTCCAAGAGTCACAGTTGGAGTTCCTTCTCCCATGACTGTTGTCAAGTTCATTTCCTTCTCTAGGATCCGATCAAGTTCCATTTCCACATAGCTCATGGCAGGTCGCCTCTCACTTGAAGGATCTAAGCATCTAATTATGAGCAAGATGTACTCTTCCATTCCTTCAGCTGTAAAACTACTCTCCAATCTCCGATCAATGATGTAAGACATCATGCCACGGTCTTGATTGCTTAGTACCTTTATTATCGAGAAGAAAAAGCGAGCAAAAAATCAATCACATAGCAGCAAATGGACTTTACATACAAGATTAGTCCAAAGCACATCATGAAAAGTAGATATGACGCACTTTCAACTTGTGCCCCCAAAACCAAATTGTGTGAATGTCACCTTGCATCTAAGATGTTAGAAAATAGAGTATAAAGTACATCGGCtaattttattgacttttacattaattatcttaaaagtcatcCCTAACATGATTTTAGATTGGTCGTCTTTAACGGTTACAAAGTGATCATACATAGAAACTAAACTCTAGAAAATAATCACATACCCATTCAACCAGATTTTGATTAGAGTCCGGAAATGGTGGTTCTATTGCTTCTTTCCCACTTAACAATTCCAGCAAAAATACCCCAAAGCTGTATACATCGCTCTTTTCAGAAAATCGTCTGAACTCTCTCACCCTGCAAGGCATGGTGTGCAAAAATAAACGCATGCATAACCAGGACAACACAAATCATTCATGAGCTTTAGGGCAATATATTACTCTGATGCAAGGAATATTTCATCTGTTGCCACTTGAGAAGAGGAGCCTGCAATGTCAACTCTCCCCAAAAAATTGCGAAGTCCAGCATCCGCCACCTTAGCAATGAAGTTTTCATCCACAAGAACATTAGTGGTTTTGAAATTCTTATGCACTAAACGGGGACTCAAAGAGTGAAGATGAGCCAAACCTGCATAGAATAGTATGAATGAGCTTTTGAAAATCAGGAACAAGTTCCTCGTGGCTTTATGCATAGAGAAGGTACTACCAAATAACTGAAAGTTTTAGAATGGCTTACAAAAAAATTTGTGGGATCCATTAAGATACTTGGGTATTTTAtctaaaagagaagaaaactgATACCAGGAAAGCCACAAATGCTCACTGATTTTGCAAAGGATCACCTTTAGCTGCACCTTGAGCTATTGAAAGTCTATGCTTGAATTCTAGCTTCTCTTGCGGGTTTTGACCGGCACCTGCAAAGGAAAACCAAAGTCACAACCATGAGCATTTAGAAAGGACTCGTTTAGCTAAAACAAGACACAAGAAATTTTTGAAATGTAGTATAATGCAACTTAGTTTTGCGTGCATGCAACAAACATGAAGCACATAGTAACAGAACTATTGTTATCAGTTATAACTATGAATAATCTGAATAGAGATAAAATTGATAATGAAGTTTTTCTGATATACAGAAATTTACCATACAAGTGACTGGAGACGCTTCCATTAGGCACATATTCGTATATAAGAAACTGCAGATTGTTCTCCTGGCAGTAGCCTAAAAGACTGACAAGATTCCGATGGTGAATAGATGAGAGATAGTGTACCTAACGTAAGAGTCATGTTAAATCAAAGCAAGCGAATGAACCATAAGGGATACAAGTATTTAAGACTATATAATGTTTGCAATTGCCAGTCACACAAGAAGAAGTGAGATAGAAATGCTGATTATGCTCACATATAATTGTAAAGACTTTATTCAGACATGAGTGAACACATTTGAGTGAATTAATGGGCAAAGAAAGATTCATCTTTCTGAATCAAATGATAGATGAAGCTAAATGGCATTTCCCATAGAACTCTACTCTAAATTCTGAAGCAGAAACAGACAAGGGTCAGAAGAAGGACTTGAGAAGTAAGATATAGAGAGAAAGAGGGCATCCTTTTAAAATTGCATGAAACAGATCAAGGAAAACAATTTTAGAGACTAATCAGTAATCATCTCTAAAGAAATTCATCAAGTACTTATATGGAGTATCCAGCATCTGTCACTGTTTCGCAGGCAAGGGCATGACAAGTCACTTCACATCAATGCTTCATTCTCATAGCATCTCATACAATTAAGTTTTAGAGCATGAAACTGGGTATTACCTCATCAACAAATTCCTGACTAGCAAGTCCACGGCGTTTTTTGATAGCTACAAGCATCCCATCTTGAAGTAAACCCTTGTATACCTCCCCAAATTTCCCTTCCCCAATCAAATTCTTGtcactgaaattttttgtggCCAGAGATAGTTCTTCCATCTCAAATCGCCTAGTATCTCGTATAGGCAACTCAATTGCACCATGTCTTCCCACTGCATGTAATGGAATTTATTTGTATCACTTCAGGAAAATTATTCATCACAGAATATGTATGTTTATGTTTATCTAATACATGCATGTGAGATGTTTGTTACCTTGAGAAGGATCAGAGGACCCTGTCTCTGAAGTCCTAGAAACATTCCTTTGGCGAGACAAACAAAACCATATAAGTATTATAGCAATCCCTACCAATGCCACGGCTCCTGCAGCTCCTCCAAATAATGCTGCAAGAGTACTTGACATCTGGTGTGGGAATCCCTTCACTTATGCTGTACAAATTTATATGAACTATTATTATACATGAAACCTGGAGTCCAAAGAACAGCAAAAGATCACAATCTGTGAAGTTTGAATGTAATGTGcttcaaaagaaagaagataTAGATACAGTTAAGAATGTGAAAACTTAAGAACAATAAGTGACTTAGAGTTCAAACATAATGGAATGTTGACACAAAATTGCAAAGGACAGGACTTAGCAAAAGGCATGCAGTTAAGAATGCAAGTagataaactaaataaaaatgattataatgataatGCTGGACAAAAAGAAGAGTATATCCAGTAGGGTTGCTAGTGAAATTGATAATTAGTGCTAGGCTAATGTCAGTAGCAAAAATTGGAACAATTTTAGGAAACCCAGCAAAATGCATGCATGTGCTCTAAATGTCATGCAGACTGATAAAATTGGATCTTGCCTAATAACATTGCATCTGCTCTTCACATAGCtgaaatctaaaaatataaataaataagtaaaacaaaGGCAGAGTGGAATGGAAGGAACAACAAATAGAATAAAGTGGGTTACTTTTTGTCAAATCTCCAGACCTATATCACAAGATAAATAATGAGGCAGGATCTCAGAAAGCCTGAGCTTCATTTACCAATGACACTTTGAAGAAGCTTCCAATGCCACTCACGGAAATCAAGATTGACCCACAAACCCCCTCCTCCTTCCCTCATATGAACCAATTCTCCACCCTCTCAACACAAATCTGACAACAACCAAACCAAGATGTTCTAGGATTCCACACAAGATGCAAATGTGGAAAGTGGGGttcaaaatcaaaaccaaagaaagaaaaaagacccTTCAGATCAGGATTGAAGTCTCAGTTGGCTTGGCTCCAGAGACAAGGTCAAGGGCTGATATGAATATGCTCTTTGAAAGGTAGAGGCACTCTGTAAGCAATGAAAACCCAGAAGTAAAACTAAAACCTCTCTATCTTCGTTgtactttttattaattttattgatagaaaaaaatactccttttttttctctctctctttctctcagaAGCGTATCATCGTTGGATAGTGGATACAGACAATGCCGACAGAAAGTGACCTTGCGCCGACAGACACAACACACTATCAGGTTTATTACCACCTCCACCAAACACCCCAATTCAAAATCATCACCATAAATATACCCATAgtagtagtatatatatatgtatgtacatgtaaacaaaaacaaggGACCCTTTATATTCTTTTGATTGATGGTTCCACTCCAGCTGAAGGGAAATTCAATTCAAGCTGACTAAAATTGAAGCACAAGACAGAGAGAGGGGAATGCAGTTAAGAGAGAGAAATCAAGAGAGAGTGTGACAGAAAGACAGAGAGAGAGGggca encodes the following:
- the LOC114397992 gene encoding probable receptor-like protein kinase At1g30570, with amino-acid sequence MSSTLAALFGGAAGAVALVGIAIILIWFCLSRQRNVSRTSETGSSDPSQVGRHGAIELPIRDTRRFEMEELSLATKNFSDKNLIGEGKFGEVYKGLLQDGMLVAIKKRRGLASQEFVDEVHYLSSIHHRNLVSLLGYCQENNLQFLIYEYVPNGSVSSHLYGAGQNPQEKLEFKHRLSIAQGAAKGLAHLHSLSPRLVHKNFKTTNVLVDENFIAKVADAGLRNFLGRVDIAGSSSQVATDEIFLASEVREFRRFSEKSDVYSFGVFLLELLSGKEAIEPPFPDSNQNLVEWVLSNQDRGMMSYIIDRRLESSFTAEGMEEYILLIIRCLDPSSERRPAMSYVEMELDRILEKEMNLTTVMGEGTPTVTLGSQLFKSTK